TCTACGAAGGGGTTAAGGCGGTTGATGCAGATGGAGATGGAAAAACGGATCTGCTTTTTGTAATGTACGACGTGGATTCAACAAGTGTTCGCTTTGGGTTGCTCATGGGAGGTTACCCATTCTCTGGACGGCCCGATACGTACCTGCACTATCCCAGAAGGGATTATGTCGATCGCTCAGTCGATTCGAGACAATTTCTTGTTGGTGATCTCAATGGTGATGGAATGACGGATATGGTTGTAAATCATGTCTGGAAACCAAGTGCCACGGGAACTGCAATAACTGGTTGGGAGATCTTTCTTGGTAACAGTAACGGACAGTTCCTGAGCCCTGACTACGTCATGGGGTTGGATGGAAGATGGACGATGAATGACTTTACACCCGTCATCAGGGATCTGAATAACGATGGTTACGACGACATAGTAGATGGGATTGAAAGTGTTGCATACGAGCAACCAAAGGTGTGGTATGGGAGTGATGTTATAGATGACATCACTCCAGTGGATTCCCTTGAGATGCCGGATCGTGATATTCTCGAAAATCTCAGAGCAGCTTCTGCAGTAGGTGATATGAACGGCGATGGCACGGATGATCTCATAGTCGGATGGATACCCAAGTATGCCCGGAATGGAACAGCATTCCATTTTTATCCCAGTAGATCAGATCATCTACATCTGCTCCCATACGGAACGTTTGGTATAGACCAGACAGTTGTCCCCGTCAGTGCAGCGTGGACGTTCCCTGTGGGGGACGTAAATGGCGACGGCTACGAAGATATTGCGGTGTTGGGGAGATCAACGTGGACGGAGTACCCAGGTCAGGACAACGGTTTCGTACTTTATGGCGGGACGGCACATTTGGTAAATGTCAAGACAACAGTGGATATCCCCAATCAATATCACATCAGTGTGTATCCAAATCCCTCGTCAAGTAGATTTGGCGAGCTCAGCGTCAAGATTGAATCATCAGGAACGACCGATGGAGAGATACTAATCTACGATATGACTGGCCGGGAGTACTATAGTAATATTGTGGTCCTTCATGAAGGAAGCCAAACAGTTTGTATTAGTGATAGGGTTCTTCCTGTTGGAGTGTATTTGATTGTTCTGACTACGAAGCAAGGGGATATATCCACTACTTTTATACAGATGTAGCAATGGTCAAAAATATTGGTAATACGTACTCAAAACGGACCTGAGAAATGCTTAGATTCGAGAAATCATGCATTGATCTTGTCCATACTGTGGGCATCATTGGGCGTGGAAGCTCAGTGATAAACGGTACCGTTGCCGCTACTGTCGGAGCAGCTACACGTGGTGCACTGTCTGGCAGAGCTTTCGCATCAAGGAGTCTGCGAAGCGTAAGCTGCTTGAGTATTTCGTGCTCGGTGTCCCTGCCTACCGTCTTCGCTTTCGTGCTCCAGCCTCCGTTCGTACCGTCGAACGATTCTATCG
The genomic region above belongs to bacterium and contains:
- a CDS encoding T9SS type A sorting domain-containing protein, whose product is MKYRIHLYRMFKIIKLSTTKPQQVSQCPSARILYVLVVCVFLLCFCCQLDAQVRVHSNGKAISKALIGEIVKLGRIHPTKHIAVGWLVEELGDLNQDGYDDYAVSSYLDTTWIYYGGDPIPTESEQYVLGGGNAIEAADVNGDGAIDIITASNGRSREDPDLFPGRRGNIRVFLNTGVYPFYSTVPDQEIKGDSASGMQMFGWAESAPIYEGVKAVDADGDGKTDLLFVMYDVDSTSVRFGLLMGGYPFSGRPDTYLHYPRRDYVDRSVDSRQFLVGDLNGDGMTDMVVNHVWKPSATGTAITGWEIFLGNSNGQFLSPDYVMGLDGRWTMNDFTPVIRDLNNDGYDDIVDGIESVAYEQPKVWYGSDVIDDITPVDSLEMPDRDILENLRAASAVGDMNGDGTDDLIVGWIPKYARNGTAFHFYPSRSDHLHLLPYGTFGIDQTVVPVSAAWTFPVGDVNGDGYEDIAVLGRSTWTEYPGQDNGFVLYGGTAHLVNVKTTVDIPNQYHISVYPNPSSSRFGELSVKIESSGTTDGEILIYDMTGREYYSNIVVLHEGSQTVCISDRVLPVGVYLIVLTTKQGDISTTFIQM